From the genome of Thermogutta terrifontis, one region includes:
- a CDS encoding indolepyruvate ferredoxin oxidoreductase subunit alpha gives MPAVVNQETCNGCGECVQACPLDAIKIENEKAHVDPDTCGDCGACVDVCPTQSITLS, from the coding sequence ATGCCAGCAGTTGTCAATCAGGAAACATGCAACGGTTGCGGTGAATGCGTGCAGGCTTGCCCTCTGGATGCCATCAAGATTGAAAATGAAAAAGCTCACGTTGACCCGGATACTTGCGGCGACTGCGGGGCCTGCGTTGACGTGTGCCCAACGCAATCCATTACGCTCTCGTAA
- a CDS encoding MGH1-like glycoside hydrolase domain-containing protein, producing MRLAPLGLVIAVLATVRASVSFAEQGRELPWRDVSEAVTWLESQARSLVRECRRTLPDGRAVFPPQVGIGYEAFWLRDYAYVLEGAADAFTEDELRNCLAIFLNAQAPDGTCVDCVTFDGKPIFKPGMGTMGENPVADGSQFLVDVAYHTWKRIKDPELLREILPRLEKALAVVPREPSSGLVWIDPAKEWDRCPYGFTDTVVKKGAVLFCSLLLYQGYQQMAEMESAAGNSEKATGYAREAARLAEAIRTTLWDEKIGLFLAATHQCGQPDIWGSAFAVYLGVASPGQRRKTGAYFRNHYSEIVQKGKIRHLPGGSYWEVCKAPPETYQNGGYWPVPAGWFVVALAEADPPLAEKTILDLAADCHQRGFVEWANGEVVRLPKYVASATAPLPGFRQFLKTRK from the coding sequence ATGCGATTGGCACCGTTGGGCCTCGTGATCGCGGTTCTCGCCACGGTGAGGGCTTCGGTTAGTTTCGCAGAGCAGGGGAGAGAACTCCCGTGGAGGGATGTCTCCGAGGCGGTGACCTGGCTGGAATCCCAGGCGAGAAGTCTGGTTCGGGAATGCCGCCGGACACTTCCGGACGGCCGGGCTGTTTTTCCCCCTCAGGTAGGCATCGGCTATGAGGCTTTCTGGCTCCGCGATTACGCGTACGTGCTAGAAGGAGCGGCCGATGCCTTCACTGAAGACGAACTCCGTAACTGCCTGGCCATCTTTCTGAATGCCCAGGCACCCGACGGCACATGCGTCGATTGTGTCACCTTCGACGGCAAGCCCATCTTTAAGCCCGGGATGGGCACCATGGGGGAAAATCCGGTTGCCGATGGTTCCCAGTTTCTTGTGGATGTTGCCTATCACACCTGGAAACGCATTAAAGACCCAGAGCTTCTGCGGGAAATTCTTCCGCGTCTTGAAAAGGCGCTCGCCGTCGTGCCCCGAGAGCCGAGTTCTGGACTTGTTTGGATTGATCCGGCAAAAGAATGGGACCGTTGCCCCTATGGGTTCACGGACACGGTTGTCAAAAAAGGGGCGGTTCTTTTCTGTTCCCTCTTGCTGTATCAGGGTTACCAGCAAATGGCTGAGATGGAGTCGGCCGCCGGAAACTCAGAAAAGGCGACCGGTTATGCGCGGGAGGCTGCACGTCTTGCCGAGGCGATCCGCACAACGCTGTGGGATGAGAAGATCGGTCTCTTTCTGGCGGCCACGCATCAGTGCGGACAGCCTGACATTTGGGGATCGGCGTTCGCCGTCTATTTGGGGGTTGCTTCACCCGGCCAGCGGCGCAAAACAGGTGCCTATTTTCGCAATCATTACAGCGAGATTGTCCAAAAAGGGAAAATCCGCCACTTGCCGGGCGGTAGCTATTGGGAAGTCTGCAAGGCACCTCCCGAGACGTATCAAAACGGCGGTTACTGGCCCGTTCCCGCAGGCTGGTTTGTTGTGGCGCTGGCCGAGGCGGATCCCCCGCTGGCTGAGAAAACAATTCTCGACCTCGCGGCAGACTGCCACCAGCGAGGGTTCGTCGAATGGGCCAACGGGGAAGTTGTCCGGCTTCCCAAATACGTTGCCAGTGCCACCGCTCCCCTGCCCGGGTTCAGGCAGTTCTTGAAGACGCGAAAATAA